Proteins encoded together in one Bacteroidales bacterium window:
- a CDS encoding SufE family protein, translating into MTTIEEKQNAIIDEFALFDDWMDKYAYIIELGKDLEPLPEEMKTKENLIEGCQSKVWVLADYSDGKVHFRGDSDAILTKGLISLIIRAYTNQTPSDIIENQPTFIEKIGLSEHLSPTRSNGLNSMIKQIKLYAMAYKVKFETNIPK; encoded by the coding sequence ATGACAACAATAGAAGAAAAACAAAATGCTATTATTGATGAATTCGCCCTCTTTGACGACTGGATGGATAAATATGCATATATCATTGAGCTAGGAAAAGATTTAGAGCCACTACCCGAAGAGATGAAGACCAAAGAAAATCTTATTGAAGGCTGTCAATCAAAAGTTTGGGTTTTGGCTGATTATTCAGATGGAAAAGTACATTTCCGTGGTGATAGTGATGCAATTCTAACAAAAGGACTTATTTCATTGATTATCAGAGCTTACACAAATCAAACACCTTCCGATATCATTGAAAACCAACCCACATTTATTGAAAAAATCGGACTGTCAGAACATTTAAGCCCCACACGTTCAAATGGCTTAAACTCAATGATTAAACAAATAAAACTATATGCAATGGCATATAAAGTTAAATTTGAAACGAACATACCAAAGTAA